The DNA sequence ATTCCTTGATATACAAAATATTCTTATATCCACGTCGGCAATTAACTCCATGATGTATCTCATGTGGATAACCATTGAAAATTGGTTCTCTAAGCCATCAAGGgagggctctctctctctctctctctctctctctctctcacacgcaCACACACGACCTACTATGCAATTACTATATTACATGGCAACATAGATTCAGTTATCAACAAAGCTAGGATTCTTCTTGTGTATTAAGTCTTCCCCTTTGTGTAAAATTCTACCATGTATGGTAGGTAGGGTTTCACGCTTTATGTAAGATACAATACCGATTGTAATTGCAATTAAattaatagaaatcaaaccatgGTCTaacatcatagttgtcacggtgtctAAGTAATCCAAGGCATTGGAGAGGGTACAAAAACAAGGTACCCTCCTAAGTGACCAAGGTGCCTGGATGCCTAgacgacgccttgacaactatgtctgATATAATAACAAAGTGCTAAAGATCCAccaagcccttttttttttttttccatctcttcATCCCGTTGCAACTCCAATAGGAATGATCTCATTAGTGATTGGACCAAATTAGGTAGTGCCTGGATTCAATCCAATTATGACCTTATCTAATTGATATCAAATAAATTCACATGTAATTTCTATTGATTTACATATAGGATATTtaaatttattacttttataattttcaagacttattttaataatttccttttttgttttcgtCGAAAATTTTATAGTAGCTTGTATAATTTTTTAAGAGTAAAATATACTAGAGGAGAGGAAAGGTGCACATGGCTACGAACCATGGTGTTGGGGGTTCGAATCACTCCTCGCCCTAACCGGCACAAAATGAAAGGACTTTTCCTTTACCTCTAGGGGTAAGAAGGTGATGTAAAatccttttttctattcttcATAATTTGCATAAGGAAAGATTCGCTCTTTTAACCTGTTCATAGAAGGTTCCCGATTACTAAATATGATGTGGATTAACCAGAAGAGGTATCTATACAAATATTAGCCTCAAGGAGGATCAGAttcaaattttcagaatttccaCCACTATGTGAGTGGTCTATCAGATTATTATATTTGATCAGCTTATTTCTTAATCAGATTCAAATTGGATAAAAAATAACCCAATTTAATCCATACTTGTTGACAGCTCTAATGAATAGGAAAATGAGTGGAAAAAGAGTCTTGAGATCCAATCATGAATAAAGCACAATGATTTGAAATGAAAGAACAAGATCTGGTTTAGGAGGTAAGATAATTGTTAGGAAAGGAGGGTTGAGGAGGTAAGATAATTGTTAGAATAAGAAAAGGAGAGGGGTGGAAATATGTACAATATACGTTTTGCATATACAATGTTACTCATCTCCTCTATGCAAACAATTTTAGTAGAAATTCTCTTTCTATTGATAGAGTCTTACCCTGTTTGTTTAATATTAGTAGTAGCCATGAAATGTTTAATTAGCACATCCTTATTTACAGTAGAATGTTATATAAGTTTTGTTCCTACATTATGTGATAACAAAAGGATTTGGtcgggctctgataccaaattggtGGTTCAACCTTAAACCTGAAAGCATTAAGTTGAGAGAACTCCTCAACTACAAGAAGGCACCAAAACCAATATGGTGATATAACTCGTTACTACCAACATTTGCCATTAAGTTGAGAGAGCTCATCAACTACATGAAGATACCAAAGACAAacaaaccaatgtgggactaaaactcTTTACGACCAGCATTCACTGAAAGTGTCAACTGCTACTGATGCAGATCCAGTGCCTAGTGCACTGGCATACAGCTATGGTGTTGGTTTATCTCTCGAGAGCTTTCATGAATGCAATCAGATTTCTTTCACAACAGTTTATCAAgagcaaataaaaataatctttGCCTCAATCAGCCTCACAGATTTAGATTTCTCTCTCAATTggatttcattttcttcaaaCTAATGTTCGATCTATCCAAACGTAGATCCTCGATTTTGGGTCTTCTTCCAAAGAGCTTTCACCTCCGCAACTCTCTCCGAAAAATATGATTGATATGTTCTTACTACCTATGCTCATACCCCCACGTAGCAtaagtcttttttattttttattttttatttctgtcCAAAACTTTAGCTTCCATGGTTGATTGACGAGTTCCATACTCCCATGCTCTTTTGCACGCTACTAGCACTTTGGGGAtcaactaagggtgttaatcagttttgtttcggtttaaatggtgcgGATCTGtgtggttcacatttatttgactaaaaccataaccgctctatttactaaacggttccactttctaaaatcgtgaccgtttagtaaacggttttagTTTCCACAGTTTCTAAACAGtgtcgatttcacggttttaaatggttttgatttcggtttattccatacggtttgtaaaacggttcacaatcggtttgttataacttgcaaccatctctaaactgaataTCATAagcttattaaaaaatatttggcaaccacaaataagagattctatattaacgatggtatgtcctaatttgataatctagtgctatttctttgcatggctattttcaaaatttataactactatcatacaacatccaaatccagccttttgcaacataaaatattaaaatgacaggtggctcagccaaaacaccccatctatgataacataataatataattacatatatggattatcagttcatgatctaaagcctaaacttgaactgaattgcaataaatcataccaaggcaagatgggcacttaatttaattgttaattgttatacggattactgtccattctttatttaattgttatacggattaatcagattggtttaaacggtttcaattcggtttgaaaccaacgagttccgcggttaaaaccgacccaacccaacctgttTAGCATTTCggcctaaaacttgaaaccataaccgcaccatgtATTAAACAGTTTTACAATTTCAGTGTAAACAgatcgatttggtttcgataaacggtttcgattacaaattcacatccttaggaTCAACCTACCCTAGACACAAGAAGAATATCATTTGTGTACATGGACCAATTCTCCACTCTCTAGGCTAGCCGTGCTGTTGATGAGAATGTTCTAATAAGAGGACCACATGTGTGGTGTGCAGAtttttaaccctttttttttttttttttttNNNNNNNNNNNNNNNNNNNNTTTTTGCCTTTTTCCTTTGGGTGGGGGGCGGGGCTGATACTTTGGTAACCCACTGGGAAgaggcaaaagtttttctagACCGACTCGCTTGGAGAAGTTTCTATACAGGCCACCACCTATTTCTGCCATGTGGAGGGGTGTTGCGGCTGTATCAAGTATTGGTGAAGCAGGAATGGTTTGGATTGACTGTCAAATTCCAGAGTCATATTTAATCAAAGGGAGAAGGTTCCCAGGCCACCAAATCTCTCATGCCACACCAATCACAATGTGAGAGACAGTTTTGTCAATAAGGACGCCAAAATGATTAAATATGAGATAAAATGTCAATGTGGATCCCACAGGGTTATGatgtgatataaaaaaaaataattttcacaaTGTCAATGTGGAGAATCTTTCTCTTTTCAAATGCCCCGACCTGCACGTGACAGAACAAAATCCTACCAGCAGAACCCTATTTAGACTAACCTACCAAGAAATCCTGCTAACCATTGGAAAAGATTACTCATTGAAAACATTTCCTCACCTTCTACCTTACTTCATAACTTCATGCTCTTGTTAACTGTGAAGGCCTGAAAAAGATCAACTGACTCCAACACCATTCAAAATCAGAATTATATCAAAGAAGAAATCATAGGAATACAATATGTCAATTTCCATCAAGCATGTAAATTTGATGACAATGCAGGAAAGGAAACTGTCATCCAAAAAAGATATATTGCTTTTCATTGTCTAGTAAATTAACAGACTGGATAAGTTAAAACAAACTATTACATCTaatatagaagaaaagaaacaggaatgcCAAATCAATTCTGAATGACTTGAACCAACTATAAAAGCTTTTTACCAACTCTCTTTTCTCTGTCTGCTAACTTGGACCTTCCATTCCGCAATGGACTCTTTCACATAACTCTAGTTTCATCAACCCAATGAGACTTTGCAAAGGTTACAATAGATAACTCATACTCTACCCCTTCCTTATGGGGCAGCTTTCTTACATTTCCTAAGCTGGACATAGTAAAAAGCCCTTTTTTCTGTTGTCCACCATGGGTCACCAATATCTCTCCTAGAGTTTGCTCAGAAGGATTGTTGTGAGTTGAACATCACAGATAATTTCTTCAAGTCCCAGGACTCCATGTCTGGTGACATGACGAAGGCACCAACAACCAATGCAATGGCTGCAAACACCATGCTCTTCATGCATGCATGCCCACGCGAGAGTCTTCCCAATAACACCTTACAATACTTGTCTGcctcattgatggaggcagctTGAGAGTGAGCATCATCTCCACTAGCCAGTGCTTTCTCATTCTATAAGACAATCAAGATAAGACGAATCAACTTCAAGAAGTATTTTATCTATTAATGTACAATACATAATTCACCAACATGAACAGAGCACTCCTAAATTATCCTCTGATGTGCGAGAGAATAAAAATGGAATCACAGCGATGAGTCAGGTGTGAATCATCAAAACACTAATGTACCTTCTGTCTGAAACTTTTGAGAGTCTCCTTCAGAGGATCAAGAGAGGAATGTTTAACAGAATGCAACTTCCAGTCACTGGTCAGCCTTTTCAAAACATTAACACTGGCTTCAATATTATCCAGGTAAATCTTGTCCTGTTCCCACCATTGATTGTACCAAGTAAAGGTCAAACAAATGATATCGGAGTAAAGAAGAGATAGAAAGAATGCTCCTACATGTAGAGCTGCCAGGATAAAGATTAGAATTCCCTACCCATTGCTTGTAACAATCAGGGTTTTCAGTTAAGCACCAGATGAAAATGCCAGTAGCTTCTTTGGATAATTCTGGGTTGCCTGCAAAGCAGTTCCTAATCTCAATCCTCACACTCAGATGTATGTTATAACCTCATTATTGTCCAAATAAAAGGGCCACAGGAAAAtgtgaaagaaaaatttattaTAAAACAACACTGTTTCATGCCCACACTTACTTTCCCCTGCTGCTTGGACTGCAAAGTTCAATGTCTGCTGTGCAACTTGCTTCATTGCTTTACTTCCAGACACACCAGAAAGTGCAAGTTCTTTCAAAGTGGGATATATAGCCTCAAACCTTTCAGTGGCCtacacaaaaaaaagaaaagaaaaaaaaaaaaactacattaAAAAGACTGCCTAGGGCCCTGACTGTATAATGGTGAGCATAATATGCACCTTGATTCGAGCTGATGGAACAGGGAAAGTAACTCGCATCAACTGTTCAAGAGCTGAAGGTGGCACCAGACGCTCCCCTTTCCTGGCAACACCATTCAGTAACATAGGCCGAGCTTTTGGAAAAGACAAAATTCTGtagccaaaaaacaaaataaaattacaaatctAACAACAGAAAAATTACATAAGAAAAGGATAGAAATTTATTCAAATTCTCAATATGTCCCAACCTCTCCACTAACTGCAAAATCAAGTCCCTAGACTGTGGATTACAACTTGATTTGCCACTGACCATGGGTAAGAGGTTATGCACCCACGAATACATCCCTAAAACCAGGTCTCCTTGGGAAGCCTACACAAAGCCAGATTTATCATAAGCAAAGTAAATGTTATTCGTTATCTTAAAAAGATTCCAACAGATATGTTCAGTAAACTAATCTTACCTGAGCAAGTAACCAGATGATAACTGGAAATTTATCTTGTCCTTGATATTTAGAATTTTCCCTCAAGGTTGGCAGTACATTAATTAAAGTATCAGGTTTTCGACGCAATACCATTGCTAAAACCACAAAAATTGCAACCTGCAATTTAAAATAAGTCAATTACAAGTCACCATATGTAAATGATTTTATGGTCAGGAAGCAGCAGATTCTAGTAGTAAACTCTCTGCAGAAAGACAGCATGATGATTTCATGATTGGAAAGCAATAGATTCTATTAATAAATTATCTGCAGAATGCAAAAATAAAGGAAGATGAAGACCCCCAAGATATTCACATCAAATATTGTATGCAGATTAAAGACAACTATTCAAC is a window from the Macadamia integrifolia cultivar HAES 741 chromosome 5, SCU_Mint_v3, whole genome shotgun sequence genome containing:
- the LOC122079992 gene encoding uncharacterized protein LOC122079992, yielding MDENSIYVESALPEEGEYSTSNNNQGWQKVTYAKRQRKNSAKNSDAGSDLGKFRLNGSVGGDKSNVFQSIEQKSEERRRALEAQKAAAAAAVASAGAVVPRSKHHFDDDGDDSDVEASGGVENGTGEAKKPKQKKPKAPKITVADAASKIDASHLNAYLIDATASYESQQDIQLMRFADYFGRAFSGVSAAQFPWTKIFKESPVAKIVNIPLSHISEAVYKTSTDWINQRSSDALVVFVLWSLDSILADLAIHQGPAKGSKKVAHQAPSKAQVAIFVVLAMVLRRKPDTLINVLPTLRENSKYQGQDKFPVIIWLLAQASQGDLVLGMYSWVHNLLPMVSGKSSCNPQSRDLILQLVERILSFPKARPMLLNGVARKGERLVPPSALEQLMRVTFPVPSARIKATERFEAIYPTLKELALSGVSGSKAMKQVAQQTLNFAVQAAGESNPELSKEATGIFIWCLTENPDCYKQWDKIYLDNIEASVNVLKRLTSDWKLHSVKHSSLDPLKETLKSFRQKNEKALASGDDAHSQAASINEADKYCKVLLGRLSRGHACMKSMVFAAIALVVGAFVMSPDMESWDLKKLSVMFNSQQSF